Proteins from a genomic interval of Marmoricola sp. OAE513:
- a CDS encoding haloalkane dehalogenase, giving the protein MEIVRTPEERFADLPGYRFAAHYADVVAEDLDPVRMHYVDEGPADGPVALLLHGQPTWSYLYRHVIPVLVGRGVRVIAPDLIGFGRSDKPTRGPDYTLARHIGWVTSLVTGLDLQRITLVAQDWGGPIGFSVLAADPDRFASVVAANTILHTADPALEDRLNWAVHGTGETRVVLEEALVDYLLYTQRAPELQASLFVGATATTPLAPEVLAAYDAPFPGEEYSAGLRQMTALLPLTRNDPGARIGRRTMRVLETFERPFVTAYSDGDPATRGWEKIFAERVPGARGETHRTITGAGHFLQEEAGDQLAAVIAEVALR; this is encoded by the coding sequence GTGGAGATCGTCCGGACACCGGAGGAACGGTTCGCCGACCTGCCGGGCTACCGGTTCGCGGCGCACTACGCCGACGTCGTCGCCGAGGACCTGGACCCGGTCCGGATGCACTACGTGGACGAGGGGCCCGCAGACGGCCCCGTCGCGCTGCTGCTGCACGGCCAACCGACGTGGTCCTACCTCTACCGGCACGTGATCCCGGTGCTCGTCGGGCGCGGCGTGCGGGTGATCGCTCCGGACCTGATCGGGTTCGGGCGCTCGGACAAGCCGACCCGCGGTCCGGACTACACGCTGGCCCGGCACATCGGCTGGGTCACCAGTCTCGTCACCGGCCTCGACCTGCAGCGGATCACCCTGGTCGCGCAGGACTGGGGCGGGCCGATCGGCTTCAGCGTGCTGGCCGCGGACCCCGACCGGTTCGCGAGCGTCGTCGCTGCCAACACGATCCTGCACACCGCGGACCCGGCGCTGGAGGATCGGCTCAACTGGGCCGTCCACGGCACGGGTGAGACACGCGTCGTGCTCGAGGAGGCGCTGGTCGACTACCTCCTGTACACCCAGCGGGCACCGGAGCTGCAGGCCAGCCTGTTCGTCGGGGCGACTGCCACAACGCCGTTGGCACCCGAGGTGCTGGCGGCCTACGACGCCCCGTTCCCGGGGGAGGAGTACTCAGCCGGTCTGCGGCAGATGACCGCGCTGCTGCCGCTCACCCGCAACGACCCCGGAGCCCGGATCGGCCGTCGGACCATGCGCGTGCTGGAGACGTTCGAGCGGCCCTTCGTGACGGCGTACTCGGACGGTGACCCGGCGACGCGTGGCTGGGAGAAGATCTTCGCGGAGCGGGTCCCGGGGGCACGGGGCGAGACGCACCGCACGATCACCGGCGCCGGTCACTTCCTCCAGGAAGAAGCCGGCGACCAGCTCGCCGCGGTGATCGCCGAGGTGGCCCTGCGCTGA
- a CDS encoding SPFH domain-containing protein has translation MPGILILALIAVIGAVLVLPVSWTDSKGTKRTLRAASAGLVVLALLCVGLASFTVVGTRNAGVVTTFGKPSGRTLGNGLHLKAPWQKVTDIDGTITTQKFTGEGDCISVRIGDGSTACVSVVIRSRINQDAADDIYADYRNSDKDINENVNDALVRTQLTSALASVFSTFNPLLNTGTQPVSNTAPDLQKFSTEVSTKMDGLLRAVSDDDKPQVDIKSITISYIRLSEGTQQKINQLQLEVAATRVAEQKKITNQRLAEANKALADSLSKDPNVLVSKCLDLIDDGRQLPAGFSCWPGSGSSVVIPSAR, from the coding sequence ATGCCCGGCATCCTCATCCTCGCGCTGATCGCCGTGATCGGAGCGGTCCTCGTCCTCCCGGTCAGCTGGACCGACTCCAAGGGCACCAAGCGGACGCTGCGCGCAGCGTCCGCCGGACTCGTCGTGCTGGCGCTGCTCTGCGTCGGGCTCGCCTCCTTCACGGTCGTCGGCACCCGCAATGCCGGTGTCGTCACGACGTTCGGCAAGCCGTCGGGTCGCACCTTGGGCAACGGCCTGCACCTGAAGGCGCCGTGGCAGAAGGTCACCGACATCGACGGCACGATCACGACCCAGAAGTTCACCGGCGAGGGCGACTGCATCAGCGTCCGCATCGGAGACGGATCGACGGCGTGCGTCTCGGTCGTGATCCGGTCGCGGATCAACCAGGACGCCGCCGACGACATCTACGCCGACTACCGCAACTCCGACAAGGACATCAACGAGAACGTCAACGACGCTCTGGTGCGGACGCAGCTCACCTCAGCACTGGCCTCGGTCTTCTCGACCTTCAACCCGCTGCTCAACACCGGCACGCAACCGGTCTCGAACACCGCCCCGGACCTCCAGAAGTTCAGCACCGAGGTCTCGACGAAGATGGACGGCCTCCTCCGCGCGGTGTCCGACGACGACAAGCCGCAGGTCGACATCAAGTCGATCACCATCTCCTACATCCGTCTCTCCGAAGGTACCCAGCAGAAGATCAACCAGCTCCAGCTCGAGGTGGCCGCCACCCGGGTCGCGGAGCAGAAGAAGATCACCAACCAGCGGCTCGCCGAGGCCAACAAGGCCCTCGCGGACTCGCTGTCGAAGGACCCGAACGTCCTGGTGTCCAAGTGCCTCGACCTCATCGACGACGGCCGCCAGCTCCCGGCCGGCTTCAGCTGCTGGCCGGGATCCGGGTCCAGCGTGGTGATCCCGAGCGCTCGGTGA
- a CDS encoding TetR/AcrR family transcriptional regulator — MSAEPSQRRTQRDLLLDTAERVFAERGIEATSLRTLMAEAGTNVGAINYHFGSKDALLAALIHARSDAIRSEREDRLASLESSDAPDVDLLAAAIVEPVAALALRGEDAWIRLVDRIVRSHREPGWQLLNETFAPQAQRMGVILQRIQPGLRRSTVRFRMAEATSMCFRVLGDLAFVRANVGTPSRPAPARDVVDDLRDAVAAILAGRETSSAP, encoded by the coding sequence GTGAGCGCCGAGCCGAGCCAACGACGTACCCAACGAGACCTCCTGCTCGACACCGCCGAGCGGGTGTTCGCCGAACGTGGCATCGAGGCGACGTCCCTGCGCACCCTGATGGCCGAGGCCGGCACCAACGTCGGAGCCATCAACTACCACTTCGGCTCCAAGGACGCCCTGCTCGCAGCGCTGATCCACGCCCGTAGCGACGCGATCCGCAGCGAGCGGGAGGACAGGCTCGCGTCTCTCGAGAGCTCGGATGCTCCCGACGTCGACCTCCTCGCCGCGGCGATCGTCGAGCCCGTGGCAGCGTTGGCCCTGCGCGGAGAGGACGCCTGGATCCGCCTCGTCGACCGGATCGTGCGCAGCCACCGTGAGCCTGGGTGGCAGCTGCTCAACGAGACCTTCGCCCCGCAGGCACAGCGGATGGGTGTGATCCTGCAACGCATCCAGCCGGGCCTGAGACGCTCGACCGTCCGCTTCCGGATGGCCGAGGCGACCTCGATGTGCTTCCGGGTACTCGGCGACCTCGCGTTCGTGCGCGCCAACGTCGGGACGCCGTCGCGGCCCGCCCCGGCCCGCGACGTCGTGGACGATCTTCGCGACGCGGTGGCCGCGATCCTGGCCGGGCGGGAAACCTCGTCGGCCCCCTGA
- a CDS encoding molybdopterin-dependent oxidoreductase translates to MDELPVIVHRRTCPLCEAMCGLNVHVRGDQVERITPDPDDVWSKGHICPKGTTLGALHHDPDRLRRPVVKQPDGSFKEVSYAEAYARVDELLGPVIAEHGIEAVTAYVGNPLAHALDLSRYVGILIGMSGIPMIYSPGVVDQWPKNVGAHLMYGGMWKIPVPDLQRTDLFVIMGANPQASQGSLLSCPDIMGEIGAIQKRGGRVVVVDPRRTGTAAKASEWVPIVPGTDAAFLMAVVQVLFAEGLVNPGHVEQHLDGGQASLDELGVLVASWTPERVEEVTGVAADRIRGLARELAGTERAVLYGRIGLCNQEFGTLASWLVDVVNILTGHFDVEGGSMFPLPAAWTVSDLPMPELENGVPNFGRWRSRVRGAPEVLGHVPVSCLHEEISTPGKGQIKALFTVAGNPVLSSPEGDRLDSALPGLDAMISVDLWINETTRHADVIFPGLSALESAHFDDMIWMFAVRSGAKFSPAVFDPVEERPGEWEILIRLAGACLGTPMADFDVVAIDDGFFDVLAMAHGVDGAAAREHYTEGGPMRLLDLQIRSGPFGDRYGENPDGLTLAKVQEHPEGIDLGPMRPRIADVLDTANGKLLLAPAYITDDLTRLEERMSRGRPELVLINRRHLRSNNSWLHNVPSLMKGSNQCTLLMNPTDAASRGLSEGDLVRVTSESGSIELPLELDDGILAGVVSTPHGWGHGKDGARLEVAAGRPGVNTNVLSPGRLVDAPSGNAMVNGFEVSVRAAT, encoded by the coding sequence ATGGACGAGCTCCCCGTGATCGTGCACCGCCGTACCTGTCCGCTCTGCGAAGCCATGTGCGGGCTCAACGTCCACGTGCGGGGCGACCAGGTCGAACGAATCACCCCGGACCCCGACGACGTGTGGTCGAAGGGACACATCTGTCCCAAGGGCACCACTCTCGGAGCGCTCCACCACGACCCCGACCGCTTGCGCCGACCAGTGGTCAAGCAGCCCGACGGTTCGTTCAAGGAGGTCTCCTACGCCGAGGCCTACGCCCGGGTGGACGAGCTCCTCGGGCCGGTGATCGCCGAGCACGGCATCGAGGCCGTGACGGCGTACGTCGGCAACCCGCTCGCGCACGCGCTCGACCTCAGCCGGTACGTCGGCATCCTCATCGGGATGTCCGGCATCCCGATGATCTACTCGCCGGGCGTCGTGGACCAGTGGCCCAAGAACGTCGGGGCGCACCTGATGTACGGAGGGATGTGGAAGATCCCGGTGCCCGATCTGCAGCGCACCGACCTGTTCGTGATCATGGGGGCCAACCCGCAGGCTTCGCAGGGATCGCTGCTGTCCTGCCCGGACATCATGGGTGAGATCGGCGCGATCCAGAAGCGGGGCGGCCGGGTCGTCGTGGTGGACCCCCGGCGTACGGGGACGGCAGCGAAGGCCAGCGAGTGGGTGCCGATCGTGCCGGGCACGGATGCCGCGTTCCTGATGGCCGTCGTGCAGGTTCTCTTCGCCGAGGGGTTGGTGAACCCGGGTCACGTCGAGCAGCACCTGGACGGGGGTCAGGCGTCCCTCGACGAGCTCGGTGTGCTGGTGGCGTCGTGGACGCCGGAGCGGGTCGAGGAGGTCACGGGGGTGGCGGCCGACCGGATCCGCGGGCTCGCTCGGGAGCTCGCGGGTACGGAGCGGGCCGTGCTCTACGGGCGCATCGGTCTGTGCAACCAGGAGTTCGGGACGTTGGCGAGCTGGCTGGTCGACGTCGTCAACATCCTCACCGGCCACTTCGACGTCGAGGGCGGGTCGATGTTCCCGCTGCCCGCGGCCTGGACCGTCAGCGACCTGCCGATGCCCGAGCTCGAGAACGGCGTCCCCAACTTCGGTCGCTGGCGCAGTCGCGTGCGTGGCGCCCCTGAGGTCCTCGGACACGTCCCGGTGTCCTGCCTGCACGAGGAGATCTCGACGCCGGGCAAGGGGCAGATCAAGGCGCTGTTCACCGTGGCGGGGAACCCGGTCCTGTCCTCGCCCGAGGGTGACCGGCTCGACTCTGCTCTGCCCGGGCTCGACGCGATGATCAGCGTCGACCTCTGGATCAACGAGACGACCCGGCACGCGGACGTGATCTTCCCGGGGCTCTCGGCCCTGGAGTCCGCGCACTTCGACGACATGATCTGGATGTTCGCGGTCCGCAGCGGCGCGAAGTTCTCGCCGGCGGTCTTCGATCCGGTCGAGGAGCGGCCGGGGGAGTGGGAGATCCTGATCCGCCTCGCGGGCGCCTGCCTCGGGACTCCGATGGCCGACTTCGACGTGGTGGCGATCGACGACGGGTTCTTCGACGTGCTCGCGATGGCGCACGGGGTCGACGGAGCCGCTGCCCGCGAGCACTACACCGAGGGCGGACCGATGCGCCTGCTCGACCTGCAGATCAGGTCGGGACCCTTCGGCGACCGGTACGGCGAGAACCCGGACGGGCTGACGCTCGCGAAGGTGCAGGAGCACCCCGAGGGCATCGACCTCGGTCCGATGCGGCCGCGGATCGCCGACGTGCTCGACACCGCCAACGGCAAGCTGCTGCTCGCGCCGGCGTACATCACCGACGACCTGACGCGGCTCGAGGAGCGGATGTCGCGCGGCCGGCCCGAGCTGGTTCTGATCAACCGTCGGCACCTGCGTTCCAACAACTCCTGGCTGCACAACGTCCCGAGCCTGATGAAGGGCAGCAACCAGTGCACCTTGCTGATGAATCCGACCGATGCGGCGAGCCGGGGGCTGTCCGAGGGTGATCTGGTTCGCGTGACCTCGGAGAGCGGTTCGATCGAGCTGCCGCTGGAGCTCGACGACGGCATCCTGGCCGGGGTGGTGTCGACGCCGCACGGCTGGGGCCACGGCAAGGACGGCGCCCGGCTCGAGGTCGCTGCAGGGCGACCGGGCGTGAACACCAACGTGCTCTCCCCGGGGCGGTTGGTCGACGCGCCCTCCGGCAACGCGATGGTCAACGGCTTCGAGGTCTCGGTCCGCGCCGCGACCTAG
- a CDS encoding aspartate/glutamate racemase family protein → MKRIGLLGGMSWESSAEYYRLLNVLVRERLGGLHSADLVLVSVDFAAIESMQVEGRWEEAGRVLAGAAAQLEAAGAEVVLLCTNTMHKVAGAVETAVSVPFLHLADATARAALSLGLERVGLLGTAFTMEQGFYVDRLVSHGLDVVVPEAEDRDLVHRVIYDELCLGVVREESRAAYVEVVGRLVDRGCEGVVLGCTEIELMIGAHEFSVPVLPTTRLHAEAAVSFALA, encoded by the coding sequence GTGAAGAGGATCGGTCTGCTCGGCGGGATGAGCTGGGAGAGCAGTGCGGAGTACTACCGGTTGCTCAACGTGCTGGTGCGGGAGCGGCTCGGGGGTCTGCACTCGGCCGATCTCGTCCTGGTCTCGGTGGACTTCGCCGCTATCGAGTCGATGCAGGTCGAGGGCCGCTGGGAGGAGGCTGGGCGGGTGCTCGCCGGCGCTGCTGCCCAGCTCGAAGCGGCCGGGGCGGAGGTGGTCCTGCTCTGCACGAACACGATGCACAAGGTCGCCGGCGCGGTGGAGACGGCCGTGTCCGTCCCGTTCCTCCACCTCGCCGACGCGACAGCGCGGGCCGCGCTGTCCCTGGGGTTGGAGCGGGTCGGGCTGCTGGGGACCGCGTTCACCATGGAGCAGGGTTTCTACGTCGACAGGCTGGTCTCCCACGGCCTGGACGTCGTCGTACCCGAGGCTGAGGACCGGGACCTGGTGCACCGGGTGATCTACGACGAGCTCTGTCTCGGCGTCGTCCGCGAGGAGTCGCGGGCGGCGTACGTGGAGGTCGTCGGGCGCCTCGTGGACCGAGGTTGCGAGGGGGTCGTCCTGGGCTGCACGGAGATCGAGCTGATGATCGGTGCGCACGAGTTCTCGGTGCCGGTTCTCCCCACGACCCGCCTGCATGCGGAGGCCGCCGTGAGCTTCGCCCTGGCGTGA
- a CDS encoding cold-shock protein, whose translation MAQGTVKWFNAEKGFGFIAQENGGDDVFVHYSAIQSNGYKSLDENQKVEFDVTQGPKGPQAENVRPL comes from the coding sequence ATGGCTCAGGGCACCGTTAAGTGGTTCAACGCAGAAAAGGGCTTCGGCTTCATCGCTCAGGAGAACGGCGGCGACGACGTCTTCGTTCACTACTCCGCGATCCAGTCGAACGGCTACAAGTCGCTCGATGAGAACCAGAAGGTCGAGTTCGACGTCACGCAGGGCCCGAAGGGCCCGCAGGCGGAGAACGTTCGCCCGCTCTGA
- a CDS encoding DUF47 family protein — MAFSFKPVDTAFYTLLTAQAVHLVDGAALLAELLDEGKDRADLAARMREAEHQADETTHEVVRRVNSTFVTPFDREDIYALSSVLDDVMDYMEEAVDLVLLYEVDHLPEGVTEQIEVLQRCAEVTAESMPRLQSLKDLEEYWIEINRLENTGDKSYRRILAKLFSGQYEALEVMKLKDIVDSLEHAIDGFEKVANIVEQIYVKES; from the coding sequence GTGGCGTTCAGCTTCAAGCCTGTAGACACCGCGTTCTACACGCTGCTCACCGCTCAGGCGGTACACCTCGTCGACGGCGCCGCGCTCCTCGCGGAGCTTCTCGACGAGGGCAAGGACCGTGCTGATCTCGCCGCCCGCATGCGCGAGGCCGAGCACCAGGCGGACGAGACCACCCACGAGGTCGTACGCCGGGTGAACAGCACCTTCGTCACGCCGTTCGACCGCGAGGACATCTACGCGCTGTCGTCGGTGCTGGACGACGTCATGGACTACATGGAGGAGGCCGTCGACCTGGTGCTCCTCTACGAGGTCGACCACCTCCCCGAGGGTGTGACCGAGCAGATCGAGGTGCTGCAGCGCTGCGCCGAGGTGACCGCCGAGTCCATGCCCCGGCTGCAGAGCCTGAAGGACCTCGAGGAGTACTGGATCGAGATCAACCGGCTCGAGAACACCGGTGACAAGAGCTACCGGCGCATCCTGGCCAAGCTGTTCAGCGGTCAGTACGAGGCGCTCGAGGTCATGAAGCTCAAGGACATCGTCGACTCCCTGGAGCACGCGATCGACGGGTTCGAGAAGGTCGCGAACATCGTTGAGCAGATCTACGTCAAGGAGTCCTGA
- a CDS encoding inorganic phosphate transporter — MTLAIVIAVVVVALVFDYTNGFHDAANAIATSVSTRALTPRVALTLAAIMNFVGALLGQEIANTVKDVVDVPDSTHGLIIVMAGLLGAITWNLITWYFGLPSSSSHALIGGLVGSALIASVFTDNGISVHWAKILEKVVIPMVASPLFGFAFAFVVMLSIMWIFRRRSPHKVFRGFRLAQTFSAAALALGHGLQDAQKTMGVIFLALITAYPATYADGDLPLWVILAAATAISAGTYAGGFRIMRTLGRKIIHLDPARGFAAEAVGASVLYTTAFVFHAPISTTHTITSAIMGSGATKRFSSVRWGVARTILTAWVLTFPAAGAAAAAVYLVLKFVFQLP, encoded by the coding sequence GTGACGCTTGCCATCGTCATCGCGGTGGTGGTCGTTGCTCTCGTCTTCGACTACACGAACGGCTTCCACGACGCCGCCAACGCGATCGCCACCTCGGTCTCGACGCGCGCCCTGACGCCGCGGGTCGCGCTGACGCTGGCGGCGATCATGAACTTCGTCGGCGCGCTCCTGGGTCAGGAGATCGCGAACACCGTCAAGGACGTGGTCGACGTACCGGACAGCACGCACGGTCTGATCATCGTGATGGCCGGCCTGCTCGGCGCCATCACCTGGAACCTGATCACCTGGTACTTCGGCCTGCCGTCGTCCTCGTCGCACGCCCTGATCGGTGGCCTCGTCGGCTCGGCGCTCATTGCCAGCGTCTTCACCGACAACGGCATCTCGGTGCACTGGGCGAAGATCCTGGAGAAGGTCGTCATCCCGATGGTCGCCTCGCCGCTGTTCGGCTTCGCGTTCGCCTTCGTGGTGATGCTCTCGATCATGTGGATCTTCCGTCGCCGCAGCCCGCACAAGGTCTTCCGCGGCTTCCGCCTCGCCCAGACGTTCTCGGCCGCAGCGCTCGCCCTGGGTCACGGCCTCCAGGACGCCCAGAAGACGATGGGCGTCATCTTCCTGGCCCTCATCACGGCGTACCCCGCGACGTACGCCGACGGCGACCTCCCGCTCTGGGTCATCCTCGCCGCCGCGACCGCCATCTCCGCCGGCACGTACGCCGGTGGCTTCCGGATCATGCGCACCCTCGGCCGGAAGATCATCCACCTCGACCCGGCCCGCGGCTTCGCAGCCGAGGCAGTCGGCGCGAGCGTCCTCTACACGACCGCCTTCGTCTTCCACGCCCCGATCTCCACCACCCACACGATCACCTCCGCGATCATGGGTTCCGGCGCCACCAAGCGCTTCTCCTCCGTCCGCTGGGGCGTCGCCCGCACCATCCTCACCGCCTGGGTCCTCACCTTCCCCGCCGCCGGCGCCGCCGCCGCCGCGGTGTACCTGGTGCTGAAGTTCGTGTTCCAGCTGCCGTAG
- the pstB gene encoding phosphate ABC transporter ATP-binding protein PstB, with translation MAKSIDVSDLNIYYGDFLAVEGVNMTITARSVTALIGPSGCGKSTFLRTLNRMHEVIPGARVEGKVLVDGQSLYDPNIDPVEVRRMIGMVFQRPNPFPTMSIAENVLAGLRLNNKKLSKSDAEAVVEKALRGANLWNEVKDRLSKPGMGLSGGQQQRLCIARAIAVEPQILLMDEPCSALDPISTSAIEDLIHELKEQYTIVIVTHNMQQAARVSEDTAFFNLAATGKPGRLIEMNPTKKIFSVPDEEATEAYISGRFG, from the coding sequence ATGGCCAAGAGCATCGACGTCTCTGACCTCAACATCTACTACGGGGACTTCCTCGCCGTCGAGGGCGTCAACATGACGATCACGGCGCGCTCGGTGACCGCGCTGATCGGACCCTCGGGCTGCGGCAAGTCCACCTTCCTCAGGACCCTGAACCGGATGCACGAGGTCATCCCCGGCGCCCGCGTCGAGGGCAAGGTCCTCGTTGACGGACAGTCGCTCTACGACCCGAACATCGACCCGGTCGAGGTCCGCCGGATGATCGGCATGGTCTTCCAGCGCCCGAACCCGTTCCCGACGATGTCCATCGCCGAGAACGTGCTCGCCGGTCTGCGCCTGAACAACAAGAAGCTCTCGAAGTCCGACGCCGAGGCCGTCGTCGAAAAGGCCCTGCGCGGAGCCAACCTCTGGAACGAGGTCAAGGACCGGCTCAGCAAGCCCGGCATGGGCCTCTCGGGTGGCCAGCAGCAGCGCCTCTGCATCGCCCGCGCCATCGCCGTCGAACCGCAGATCCTGCTCATGGACGAGCCCTGCTCCGCCCTCGACCCGATCTCGACCTCGGCCATCGAGGACCTGATCCACGAGCTCAAGGAGCAGTACACGATCGTCATCGTGACCCACAACATGCAGCAGGCCGCCCGAGTCTCCGAGGACACCGCCTTCTTCAACCTCGCCGCCACCGGCAAGCCCGGCCGCCTGATCGAGATGAACCCCACCAAGAAGATCTTCAGCGTCCCGGACGAGGAGGCCACCGAGGCCTACATCTCCGGCCGGTTCGGGTAG
- the pstA gene encoding phosphate ABC transporter permease PstA: MSTAVLAPATPLGLARPRLPRWAPLLTAGLAIALGALVMLTLDWGVAGWIAVAAIAFLVALPSWSYAVEGRRAAVDRNMTNLVWTAFIIALVPLLSLIWTVISKGAPQINGTFLGTSMFRTSLSQPIGIYHALIGTLLITLFAALLAVPIGIFSAIYLVEYGNKGRLARVITFLVDVMTGIPSIVAGLFAFALFSLIFGPSVRMGFGGSVALALLMIPIVVRATEEMLRLVPSDLREASYALGVPKWRTIAKVVLPTALGGIVSGVTLAIARVVGETAPLLIIAGLTTQTNWNVFSDRMTTLPVLIFTQNANPGVPKPGHDMLPGVEVAWGGAFVLIVIVMLLNLVARIVGKIFAPKTGH, from the coding sequence ATGAGCACCGCTGTCCTCGCCCCGGCCACGCCGCTCGGCCTGGCCCGTCCGCGACTCCCCCGGTGGGCCCCGCTGCTGACGGCCGGCTTAGCGATCGCGCTCGGCGCGCTGGTCATGCTGACCCTCGACTGGGGCGTCGCCGGCTGGATCGCCGTGGCCGCGATCGCGTTCCTGGTCGCGCTCCCCAGCTGGTCCTACGCCGTCGAGGGTCGCCGGGCTGCCGTCGACCGCAACATGACGAACCTCGTGTGGACGGCGTTCATCATCGCGCTGGTCCCGCTGCTGTCCCTGATCTGGACGGTGATCTCCAAGGGTGCGCCGCAGATCAACGGCACCTTCCTGGGCACCTCGATGTTCCGGACGAGCCTGAGCCAGCCGATCGGCATCTACCACGCGCTGATCGGCACGCTGCTGATCACGCTGTTCGCCGCGCTGCTCGCCGTACCGATCGGCATCTTCTCCGCGATCTACCTCGTCGAGTACGGCAACAAGGGCCGGCTCGCGCGCGTCATCACCTTCCTGGTCGACGTGATGACGGGTATCCCCTCGATCGTGGCCGGCCTGTTCGCGTTCGCGCTGTTCTCGCTGATCTTCGGGCCGTCGGTCCGGATGGGCTTCGGCGGGTCGGTCGCGCTCGCGCTGCTGATGATCCCGATCGTCGTCCGGGCCACCGAGGAGATGCTGCGCCTGGTGCCCTCGGACCTGCGCGAGGCGTCGTACGCCCTTGGTGTGCCGAAGTGGCGCACCATCGCCAAGGTGGTCCTGCCGACCGCGCTCGGCGGCATCGTCTCCGGTGTCACGCTCGCGATCGCTCGCGTCGTCGGCGAGACCGCGCCGCTGCTGATCATCGCGGGTCTGACCACCCAGACGAACTGGAACGTCTTCAGCGACCGGATGACCACCCTGCCGGTGCTGATCTTCACGCAGAACGCCAACCCTGGCGTCCCGAAGCCCGGCCACGACATGCTGCCCGGTGTCGAGGTCGCGTGGGGCGGCGCGTTCGTCCTGATCGTGATCGTGATGCTGCTGAACCTCGTCGCCCGCATCGTCGGGAAGATCTTCGCGCCGAAGACCGGCCACTAG
- the pstC gene encoding phosphate ABC transporter permease subunit PstC yields MTEVEKPSPPTSSAPVRRIGDRIFAGLSRSAAITIVIALAGVFLFLFIEGFPGLSQDASFYGPDSTNFLGYVWPLLYGTVLAATIAVLVAAPLAFGIALVISHYAPRPVAVTAGYLIDLLAAVPSVVFGLWGISVLAVKIAPVYNWLYEHASWIPFFAGPPSTTGRTILTAGIVLAIMILPIITAITREIFMQTPRLNEEAALALGATRWEMIRLSVFPYARSGMVSAVMLGLGRALGETMAVAMILSASGGITLNLISTSNPASIASNIASNYKEGTPAKVEVLIATGLVLFLVTFAVNFAARWVIGRSERKLNA; encoded by the coding sequence ATGACTGAAGTCGAGAAGCCGTCGCCCCCGACGAGCTCGGCACCCGTACGTCGGATCGGCGACCGCATCTTCGCCGGTCTCTCGCGCAGCGCCGCGATCACGATCGTGATCGCCCTCGCTGGAGTCTTCCTGTTCCTGTTCATCGAGGGCTTCCCCGGCCTGAGCCAGGACGCGTCGTTCTACGGTCCGGACTCCACCAACTTCCTCGGGTACGTGTGGCCGCTGCTCTACGGCACCGTGCTCGCCGCCACGATCGCGGTGCTCGTCGCCGCTCCGCTGGCGTTCGGGATCGCCCTGGTGATCAGCCACTACGCGCCGCGACCGGTCGCGGTCACCGCCGGCTACCTGATCGACCTGCTCGCCGCCGTACCGAGCGTGGTCTTCGGCCTCTGGGGCATCAGCGTCCTGGCCGTCAAGATCGCGCCGGTCTACAACTGGCTCTACGAGCACGCGAGCTGGATCCCGTTCTTCGCCGGGCCGCCGTCGACGACCGGTCGCACCATCCTCACCGCGGGCATCGTGCTCGCGATCATGATCCTGCCGATCATCACCGCGATCACCCGCGAGATCTTCATGCAGACCCCGCGCCTCAACGAGGAGGCCGCCCTGGCCCTCGGCGCGACCCGCTGGGAGATGATCCGCCTGTCGGTCTTCCCCTACGCCCGCTCGGGCATGGTCTCCGCGGTGATGCTCGGCCTCGGTCGCGCGCTCGGCGAGACGATGGCCGTCGCCATGATCCTCTCGGCCAGCGGCGGCATCACGCTGAACCTGATCAGCACGTCCAACCCCGCCAGCATCGCCTCGAACATCGCGTCGAACTACAAGGAAGGCACCCCGGCCAAGGTCGAGGTCCTGATCGCGACCGGCCTGGTGCTGTTCCTGGTGACCTTCGCGGTGAACTTCGCCGCCCGCTGGGTCATCGGCCGTAGCGAACGGAAGCTGAACGCATGA